The Fusarium keratoplasticum isolate Fu6.1 chromosome 8, whole genome shotgun sequence genome includes a region encoding these proteins:
- a CDS encoding DUF2431 domain-containing protein: MTMGKKRKLSHQNAQARGPKKHPQQHKQEQQKAHNGPKKGKSKQQRQVDEKPTIPFEPHHRILLVGEGDLSFAASIVQHHGCANVTATVLEKDAEELQAKYPHVDGNIAVIRGEAPKPEKAHEEDKDTSTKPTEGGENDGDDENDSQGSDQDSDNEEDDYYDSDDPDQPPRRKRKLTPNNQLLYNIDATKLPASLTRSAGFDRIIFNFPHVGGKSTDVNRQVRYNQSLLVSFFERAIPALAPGAAIVVTLFEGEPYTLWNVRDLARHAGLQVERSFRFQARAYPGYRHARTLGVVRNAKGEISETGWKGEQRASRSYVFKKKEDIVPVTGKKRRKGDDSSDDED; this comes from the coding sequence ATGACCATGGGAAAGAAGCGGAAGCTGTCGCATCAGAATGCGCAGGCCAGGGGGCCCAAGAAGCATCCGCAGCAGCACAAGCAGGAGCAGCAAAAGGCGCACAATGGCCccaagaagggaaagagTAAGCAGCAGCGccaggtcgacgagaagCCCACGATCCCCTTTGAGCCTCATCACCGCATCCTGCTCGTCGGCGAAGGTGACCTGAGCTTCGCCGCGTCCATTGTTCAGCATCATGGCTGTGCCAATGTCACTGCGACTGTcctggagaaggatgccgaggagctTCAAGCCAAGTACCCTCATGTTGACGGCAACATCGCTGTGATTCGCGGCGAGGCTCCCAAACCCGAGAAGGCCCACGAGGAAGACAAAGACACTTCTACAAAGCCTACCGAGGGCGGCGAAaatgatggcgacgacgagaacgaTAGCCAGGGCTCCGATCAAGATAGCGAcaacgaggaagacgacTACTACGACTCGGACGATCCAGACCAACCCCCCAGGCGCAAGCGCAAACTCACACCAAATAACCAGCTCCTCTACAATATCGACGCGACCAAGCTCCCCGCCTCCCTCACGCGGTCCGCCGGGTTCGACcgcatcatcttcaacttccccCACGTCGGCGGCAAGTCCACCGACGTCAACCGTCAGGTGCGCTACAACCAGTCCCTCCTCGTGTCCTTCTTCGAGCGCGCCATCCCCGCCCTCGCGCCCGGCGCTGCAATCGTCGTCACGCTCTTCGAGGGCGAGCCCTACACCCTCTGGAACGTCCGCGACCTCGCGCGCCACGCCGGGCTCCAGGTCGAGCGCAGTTTTCGCTTCCAGGCGCGCGCGTACCCCGGGTACAGGCATGCGCGGACGTTGGGTGTCGTGAGGAACGCAAAGGGGGAGATAAGTGAGACTGGGTGGAAGGGTGAACAGAGGGCGTCGAGGAGTTATGTGTttaagaagaaggaagataTTGTCCCGGTGacggggaagaagaggcggAAGGGTGACGATTCctccgacgatgaggactAA
- a CDS encoding Histone-lysine N-methyltransferase, H3 lysine-36 specific: protein MEDDEYTTSKMGEIKLEEGANGARVKQEGSASMSTTNDSHDGSRSPTASHDGVKSRSESADTPSSTKPPRLSRKASQKLAATREPVLFDHLPDVTTESYNFFQVIPDCLYGSKHLGSTDNDSLDCECREEWRDGENLACGEDSDCINRATKMECSAEAGNCGGGCQNQRFQRKQYATVSVIKTEKKGFGLRADADLQPNDFVYEYIGEVINEPTFRRRMLQYDEEGIKHFYFMSLNKSEFVDATKKGNLGRFCNHSCNPNCYVDKWVVGDKLRMGIFTLRKIQSGEELVFNYNVDRYGADPQPCYCGEPNCVGFIGGKTQTERATKLPTATVEALGIDGGDGWDTSVAKKPRKKKPDEDDEEYVNSIQPRSLSEDDARKVMATLMQCKEKWIAVKLLERIQRCDDERVIHCVMRMHAYQILKTTLNTFLDDHNLVIQILTILDKFPRLTRNKIQDSKIEATVEGLTRSDNEDVATRSKKLLDEWSKLEMGYRIRRRKFDPNAPTANSFEERRGAGREDEAAQSTSKTTSPFNNVEVPKGPRNSVPQRNNAFFHNGGRPRRAPFNAALPRGWFTAKDAAGNTYFYNKQGVTTWQKPTQPAAEPVAKAPSKAMKEQLAIQSIIDQVTEKGTPKHPTVSTPKAAETPTKEPKPEKWRSLPIEKQMKIYENTLFPHIKHVLDKFHHKLPKEELKRLGKDIAKKLVASDYKNNRVGDPSSPLSDKQAKKMKKFVNDFLDRAVEKYGEHQKRKAARAAQKQTKDGEGLDGRADRNGGSAADRLAGSSHAKDDVPMADEVDEAALSDNDGPRSSTSPDRKRKREVEVEASGSPSLASSEGPTVKRVREDEMDEPSPPPPPPPPPQSAMEDVITAEQQALREQEEALMRENEEAQRLEDEANRTKCTEDAIRGAEEDAPIASNEPSQLSHEAQGSV from the exons atggaggatgacgagtATACGACCAGCAAAATGGGGGAaatcaagctcgaggagggcgCGAACGGCGCGCGCGTGAAGCAGGAAGGCAGCGCTTCCATGTCCACTACCAACGATAGCCACGACGGATCCCGATCGCCAACCGCGTCACACGATGGTGTCAAGTCGCGCAGCGAAAGCGCGGACACGCCGAGCTCGACCAAGCCTCCAAGGTTGTCTCGAAAAGCCTCCCAGAAATTGGCCGCCACCCGCGAACCCGTCCTTTTCGACCACCTTCCGGACGTGACCACCGAGTCCTACAACTTCTTCCAGGTCATACCCGACTGTCTTTACGGCTCAAAGCACCTCGGATCTACAGATAACGACTCCCTGGACTGCGAGTGTCGAGAGGAATGGC GCGATGGCGAGAACCTTGCTTGTGGCGAGGATTCGGATTGCATCAACCGAGCGACCAAGATGGAGTGCAGCGCCGAGGCTGGAAATTGTGGAGGCGGCTGCCAAAACCAGCGATTCCAGCGCAAGCAATACGCCACTGTGTCTGTCATCAAGACGGAAAAGAAGGGATTTGGACTTCGAGCGGACGCGGACCTGCAGCCCAACGACTTTGTCTATGAGTACATCGGCGAGGTGATCAACGAGCCCACTTTCCGGCGTCGTATGCTTCAGTacgatgaagagggcatCAAGCACTTCTACTTTATGTCTCTGAACAAGAGCGAATTTGTGGACGCAACCAAGAAGGGAAACCTGGGTCGCTTCTGCAACCACTCGTGCAACCCCAACTGCTATGTGGACAAGTGGGTGGTTGGAGACAAGCTTCGGATGGGCATCTTCACATTGCGCAAGATCCAGTCCGGCGAAGAATTGGTCTTCAACTACAACGTCGATCGATATGGCGCTGATCCTCAACCCTGTTACTGCGGCGAGCCAAACTGCGTGGGCTTCATCGGCGGCAAGACACAAACTGAGCGCGCCACTAAATTGCCGACCGCCACAGTCGAGGCGCTCGGTattgatggtggtgacggTTGGGACACGTCGGTTGCAAAGAAGCctcggaagaagaagcctgacgaggacgacgaggaatACGTCAACAGCATACAGCCGCGTAGCCTCAGCGAAGACGACGCCCGAAAGGTCATGGCTACCCTTATGCAGTGCAAAGAGAAGTGGATCgccgtcaagctcctcgaaCGTATCCAGCGATGCGACGATGAGCGTGTCATCCACTGTGTCATGCGGATGCACGCCTACCAGATTCTCAAGACAACACTCAACACCTTTCTTGACGATCACAACCTTGTCATTCAGATCCTGACAATACTTGACAAGTTCCCTCGCTTGACGAGGAACAAGATTCAGGACTCCAAGATCGAGGCGACAGTTGAAGGCTTAACACGATCCGACAATGAAGACGTGGCAACCCGgtccaagaagctcctcgatgaATGGAGCAAGTTGGAGATGGGCTATCGAATTCGACGACGGAAGTTTGATCCCAATGCGCCCACTGCTAACTCGTTTGAGGAGCGCAGGGGAGCAGGCCGAGAGGATGAGGCAGCCCAGTCGACGTCCAAGACTACATCGCCATTCAACAACGTTGAAGTGCCAAAGGGTCCTCGGAATAGTGTGCCCCAGAGGAACAATGCCTTCTTCCACAATGGCGGACGCCCGCGACGAGCACCCTTCAACGCAGCGCTACCTCGGGGGTGGTTCACTGCCAAGGATGCAGCGGGTAACACTTACTTCTATAACAAGCAGGGGGTTACCACTTGGCAGAAGCCGACCCAGCCAGCTGCAGAGCCAGTTGCAAAGGCACCATCCAAAGCCATGAAGGAGCAATTAGCTATCCAGAGCATCATCGATCAAGTCACAGAGAAGGGGACACCGAAACATCCCACAGTCTCAACACCCAAAGCCGCTGAAACTCCGACTAAGGAGCCCAAGCCAGAGAAGTGGCGGTCTCTCCCAATCGAAAAGCAAATGAAGATTTACGAGAATACG CTATTCCCTCATATCAAGCATGTGCTCGACAAATTCCATCACAAACTTCCtaaggaggagctcaagcgGCTAGGCAAAGAtattgccaagaagcttgtcgCTTCGGATTATAAGAATAATCGAGTGGGCGATCCCAGCTCACCACTCAGTGAcaagcaggccaagaagatgaagaagtttGTCAACGACTTTTTGGACCGCGCCGTGGAGAAATACGGTGAGCAtcagaagcgcaaggccgcCCGAGCGGCACAAAAGCAGACCAAGGATGGCGAAGGCCTTGACGGAAGGGCAGATCGCAATGGAGGTTCTGCTGCTGACAGACTGGCCGGTTCTTCTCACGCAAAGGACGACGTGCCTATGGCGGACgaggtggacgaggctgCATTGTCAGACAATGATGGTCCTAGGTCCTCGACCAGCCCTGATCGTAAACGGAAGCgagaagttgaagttgaggcGTCAGGATCCCCGTCTCTTGCTTCATCTGAGGGGCCGACAGTGAAAAGGGTGAGggaggacgagatggatgaacctagcccaccaccaccccctcctcctcctccgcaaTCAGCCATGGAGGATGTCATCACTGCTGAACAGCAGGCCCTCCgtgagcaggaggaggcccTCATGAGGGAAAACGAGGAGGCACAGAGACTCGAGGACGAAGCCAACCGCACCAAGTGCACGGAAGATGCCATAAGGggcgccgaggaggacgcaCCGATTGCTTCGAACGAGCCATCCCAGCTGAGCCATGAAGCCCAGGGATCGGTGTAA
- a CDS encoding ATP-grasp domain-containing protein: MDSTPKPRVAVLYQGLDPPVINGIRKPKKPGGYLDSGADIAYTLSQSPDIEVVCPGNDLKPEDQAGWSFPDTEDGIMAAIEKGATHLWANTILFAAHPLQTSARIAEYQDRIRVVCQGPLIVEQYDDKEFVNYLLRSIGDFTMPRSWTINESPNVEQDIQKLDLPFPVVAKPIRGRGSHGVRVCHDPQELADHARSLFKESPAIMLEEFLSGEEATVTVMPPGPGKDNYWALPVVTRFNHVDGVAPYNGTVAVTANSRAITAAEGGEPTYQQVAAECERAARELGVTAPIRIDVRRFKDSADSKFALFDVNMKPNMTGPGRPGREDQASLTLLGGAALGWDYQELLRRILSTSSTLRTLRGLKPREMVQ; this comes from the exons ATGGATTCAACGCCAAAACCCCGTGTCGCTGTGCTTTACCAAGGCCTCGATCCTCCCGTCATCAATGGCATTCGAAAGCCAAAGAAACCTGGGG GTTATCTCGATTCAGGTGCCGATATCGCTTATACGTTGAGCCAGTCTCCTGATATTGAGGTTGTCTGCCCCGGCAATGACCTCAAACCAGAAGACCAAGCTGGATGGTCGTTCCCCGACACCGAAGATGGAATCATGGCAGCAATCGAAAAAGGTGCCACTCACCTATGGGCCAATACCATTCTTTTCGCAGCGCATCCTCTCCAAACCTCTGCACGCATCGCTGAATACCAGGATCGCATCAGGGTCGTCTGCCAGGGTCCTTTGATTGTCGAACAGTACGATGACAAGGAATTCGTCAATTATCTACTCCGCAGCATTGGCGACTTCACAATGCCACGCTCATGGACTATCAATGAGAGCCCCAATGTTGAACAAGACATTCAGAAACTCGACCTCCCCTTCCCAGTGGTCGCAAAGCCAATCCGAGGTCGTGGTAGCCATGGCGTGCGCGTCTGCCACGATCCTCAGGAGCTAGCTGACCACGCCCGATCACTGTTCAAAGAGTCGCCAGCTATCATGTTAGAAGAGTTTCTATCAGGCGAGGAGGCAACGGTTACGGTGATGCCGCCTGGTCCTGGCAAGGACAATTACTGGGCCCTACCAGTTGTCACCCGGTTCAACCACGTCGACGGCGTCGCACCGTACAATGGAACTGTCGCCGTCACTGCAAACTCGCGAGCCATTACAGCTGCTGAGGGCGGTGAGCCGACGTACCAGCAAGTGGCAGCGGAGTGCGAGAGGGCGGCCCGAGAGCTCGGGGTAACTGCTCCGATCCGAATCGATGTCAGAAGATTCAAGGACTCGGCCGACTCCAAGTTTGCCTTGTTTGACGTGAACATGAAGCCG AACATGACAGGACCTGGCCGGCCTGGCCGCGAAGATCAAGCCAGTTTGACCCTGCTGGGTGGTGCAGCACTGGGCTGGGACTACCAAGAACTTCTAAGGCGCATCCTGAGCACTTCCTCAACATTGAGAACTCTCCGGGGTTTGAAGCCGCGAGAAATGGTGCAATAG